The region CGCCCGAGTGGCCTTCCGCCTGCTGCTGCGGGTGGACGACTGACCGTGGCCGCCTACCGCGTGCGCGAGCCGTTCGCCACCCGCTGGGCCGACAACGACCAGTACGGGCACCTCAACAACACCGTCTACTACCAGGCGATGGACACCGCCATCAACGCGTGGATGATCCGCGCCGGCGGCCTCGACCCGACCGGAGGCGACGCGATCGCCCTGTGCGCCGCGTCGTCGTGCGAGTTCACCGCGTCGGCCGGCTTCCCCGAGCCGCTCGAGGTCGGCATCGGAATCGAGCGACTCGGCTCGTCGAGCATCACGTGGGCACTCGGCATCCTGCGCGCCGG is a window of Microbacterium terrae DNA encoding:
- a CDS encoding acyl-CoA thioesterase, producing MAAYRVREPFATRWADNDQYGHLNNTVYYQAMDTAINAWMIRAGGLDPTGGDAIALCAASSCEFTASAGFPEPLEVGIGIERLGSSSITWALGILRAGEPDPIATGRFVHVFVDSANRRPTPIPAAIRSAVESQLLPV